One Sphingopyxis macrogoltabida genomic region harbors:
- a CDS encoding TonB-dependent receptor plug domain-containing protein, producing the protein MTNASAFNWQGRIEYRPDDATRLHASVSRRSRFPTIFERFSTQFGNAASNPGLEPERATNFEIGGSRDFGGVHVEGTAFYSNIDDAIVSVRPPGFPANTSQRQNLGSAEYYGAELALTAHVGPSLELGANYTWTHRSFDIAAGAAGTVIPVLRLTDVPAHKGFAYVDWSPLAGLSIVPSVDIASNRTTLDTFSPVFY; encoded by the coding sequence CTGACCAACGCTTCGGCGTTCAACTGGCAGGGCCGGATCGAATATCGCCCCGACGATGCGACACGCCTGCATGCGAGCGTCTCGCGCCGTTCGCGTTTCCCGACGATCTTTGAACGATTCAGCACCCAGTTCGGCAATGCGGCGTCGAATCCGGGTCTTGAGCCGGAACGGGCGACGAATTTCGAGATTGGCGGATCGCGCGATTTTGGCGGCGTCCATGTCGAGGGTACGGCCTTCTACAGCAACATCGACGACGCCATCGTGTCGGTGCGGCCGCCCGGATTCCCGGCCAATACCAGCCAGCGTCAGAATCTGGGCAGCGCCGAATATTATGGCGCCGAACTGGCGCTGACCGCGCACGTCGGACCCTCGCTCGAACTCGGCGCGAACTACACTTGGACGCATCGCTCGTTTGACATCGCAGCGGGGGCGGCGGGAACCGTAATCCCGGTATTACGTCTGACCGACGTGCCGGCGCATAAGGGATTCGCATATGTTGACTGGTCGCCGCTGGCCGGGCTGAGCATTGTGCCGAGCGTCGATATTGCCTCCAACCGGACGACGTTGGATACGTTTTCTCCGGTCTTCTATTAA
- a CDS encoding FAS1-like dehydratase domain-containing protein, protein MSDWQDWIGRIETRRDRIDEAAAARWLATLDRAAPADGSVPQAYHWCLCLPDAPSAILGADGHPVRADSDDSFLPPIPLPRRMWAASKVEFLAPLRPGQSVIRTSRVAAITEKQGGTGKLVFADVAHETRGDGTLAVRETQSIVFREPAPAGAPPAPPPPGDDGFDPSGWDAHRMLFPSEALLFRYSALTFNSHRIHYDLPYATEEEGYRGLVVHGPLTATLLLDLAQREYGDNRLKSFAFRGVSPAICGDPLYLSLRGQNGGLELGAFAADGRQVMQASATL, encoded by the coding sequence ATGAGCGACTGGCAGGACTGGATCGGCCGGATCGAAACGCGCCGCGACCGCATCGACGAAGCGGCCGCCGCGCGCTGGCTGGCGACGCTCGACCGCGCCGCGCCCGCCGACGGCAGCGTCCCGCAGGCCTATCACTGGTGCCTCTGCCTGCCCGACGCGCCGAGCGCGATCCTCGGCGCCGACGGCCATCCCGTGCGCGCGGACAGCGACGACAGCTTCCTGCCGCCGATCCCGCTTCCACGCCGGATGTGGGCCGCGAGCAAGGTCGAGTTCCTCGCCCCGCTGCGCCCCGGCCAGTCGGTGATCCGCACCTCGCGCGTCGCCGCGATCACCGAAAAGCAGGGCGGCACCGGCAAGCTCGTCTTCGCCGACGTCGCGCACGAAACCCGTGGCGACGGCACCCTCGCGGTGCGCGAAACCCAATCGATAGTCTTTCGCGAACCCGCCCCCGCGGGAGCGCCGCCTGCTCCGCCGCCGCCCGGCGATGATGGTTTCGACCCGTCGGGCTGGGACGCGCACCGCATGCTCTTCCCGTCGGAAGCACTGCTGTTCCGCTATTCGGCTCTGACCTTCAACAGCCACCGCATCCACTACGACCTGCCCTATGCGACCGAGGAAGAGGGCTATCGCGGCCTCGTCGTCCATGGCCCGCTCACCGCGACACTGCTGCTCGACCTCGCGCAGCGCGAGTATGGCGACAATCGCCTGAAGAGCTTCGCTTTCCGCGGCGTCTCCCCGGCGATCTGCGGCGACCCCCTTTATCTATCATTGCGCGGCCAAAACGGCGGACTGGAGTTAGGGGCGTTTGCCGCGGACGGGCGGCAGGTCATGCAGGCTTCGGCCACGCTCTAG
- a CDS encoding ATP-grasp fold amidoligase family protein, giving the protein MPALALDPSVAPPRSIPLPARLRVELLYAVRHHRRLRLAAPRRFTELVQWRKLHDRSPAQTELMDKLAAKRIATAQLGEDWIVPTLWTGTELPPTIPFAFPAILKARHGCNQYAVLCTAPGARQWRRIRRTADRWQRAAYGGWLDEWAYRDVPRGLLAEPLLGGRLPLPVDYKIYVFGGVATHVQVHLGRGEQHRWILHDRDWRQLVPARDCPAPPPSLAAMLAAAETLARGTSFLRVDFYDIAGRPYFGEFCLYPGSGLDPFAADWIDVELGALWLAALASVPGPR; this is encoded by the coding sequence ATGCCGGCGCTGGCGCTCGACCCGTCCGTTGCGCCGCCCCGCAGCATTCCCCTGCCCGCGCGCCTGCGCGTCGAATTGCTCTACGCCGTGCGCCACCACCGGCGCCTCCGCCTCGCGGCGCCGCGCCGCTTCACCGAGCTGGTCCAATGGCGCAAGCTCCACGACCGTTCGCCGGCCCAGACCGAGTTGATGGATAAGCTCGCGGCCAAGCGGATCGCCACCGCGCAGCTCGGCGAGGACTGGATCGTCCCGACGCTCTGGACCGGCACCGAATTGCCGCCCACCATACCGTTCGCGTTCCCTGCGATCCTCAAAGCGCGGCACGGCTGCAATCAATATGCCGTGCTGTGCACCGCCCCCGGCGCCCGCCAATGGCGCCGCATCCGGCGCACCGCCGACCGCTGGCAACGCGCGGCCTATGGCGGCTGGCTCGACGAATGGGCGTATCGCGACGTCCCCCGCGGCCTGCTTGCCGAGCCGCTGCTCGGCGGCCGCCTGCCCTTGCCGGTGGACTACAAGATCTACGTCTTCGGCGGCGTCGCGACGCATGTGCAGGTCCATCTCGGCCGCGGCGAGCAGCATCGCTGGATTTTGCATGACCGCGATTGGCGCCAGCTCGTCCCGGCGCGCGACTGCCCCGCCCCGCCGCCTTCGCTCGCCGCCATGCTCGCTGCCGCCGAAACGCTCGCGCGCGGCACCAGCTTCCTGCGCGTCGATTTCTACGACATCGCAGGGCGGCCCTATTTCGGCGAATTCTGCCTCTATCCCGGTTCGGGGCTCGACCCCTTTGCCGCCGACTGGATCGATGTCGAACTGGGTGCGCTCTGGCTGGCAGCGCTGGCCAGCGTGCCGGGCCCTAGATGA
- a CDS encoding acyl-CoA dehydrogenase family protein, whose amino-acid sequence MRADLTKALAAAQTYRSAAQAALSERLATNPIDSEQRAAHGFAWVATTVAALEATLAWYESGQGANPLDAQIATLAFAESIGQLTGGLPMGQNEIFRPADLGLGAAARALAEACASLLDADHAATRAEVAAALAGGDWPSETLHDADLDAIREQYRRFTDAAIIPHAHGWHLANALIPDTTVQAMAELGTFGVCIPEEYGGLGLGKLVMCIVTEELSRGWIGTGSLGTRSEIAGELIVLGGTAAQKAEWLPKIASGEILPTAVFTEPDVGSDLGSLQTKARRDGDRWTIDGAKNWITHAARSDLMTLLVRTVPDAKGYAGLSMLLVPKPRGTEADPFPATGMTGSEIEVLGYRGMREYALQFDGMTAPADALLGGEEGQGFKQLMRTFEGARIQTAARAVGVARRALELGLDYAINRKQFGKAIVHFPRVSDKLAMSLVDFVMARELSYAAARAKDSGKRCDIEAGMAKLLGSRAAWANADAALQIHGGNGYALEYEISRILCDARILNIFEGAAEIQAQVIARGLTGGRN is encoded by the coding sequence ATGCGCGCCGATCTAACCAAAGCGCTTGCCGCCGCACAGACATACCGGAGCGCCGCCCAGGCGGCGCTGAGCGAACGCCTGGCGACAAACCCGATCGACAGCGAGCAGCGCGCGGCGCACGGCTTCGCATGGGTTGCGACGACGGTCGCGGCGCTCGAAGCAACGCTGGCGTGGTACGAGTCAGGCCAGGGCGCAAACCCGCTCGACGCCCAGATCGCCACCCTCGCCTTCGCCGAAAGCATCGGCCAGCTCACCGGTGGCCTGCCGATGGGGCAGAACGAGATTTTCCGTCCGGCCGACCTCGGCCTTGGCGCCGCCGCGCGCGCGCTCGCCGAAGCCTGCGCCAGCCTGCTCGACGCCGACCATGCCGCGACCCGCGCCGAAGTTGCCGCCGCGCTGGCCGGGGGCGATTGGCCCAGCGAGACGCTCCACGACGCCGACCTCGACGCGATCCGCGAACAGTACCGCCGCTTCACCGACGCGGCGATCATCCCGCACGCCCACGGCTGGCACCTCGCCAACGCGCTGATCCCCGATACGACGGTGCAGGCGATGGCCGAACTCGGCACTTTCGGCGTCTGCATTCCCGAGGAATATGGCGGGCTCGGCCTCGGCAAGCTCGTCATGTGCATCGTCACCGAAGAATTGTCGCGCGGCTGGATCGGCACCGGCTCGCTCGGCACCCGGTCGGAAATCGCGGGCGAGTTGATCGTCCTCGGCGGCACCGCAGCGCAAAAGGCCGAATGGCTGCCAAAGATCGCCAGCGGCGAAATCCTGCCCACCGCGGTGTTCACCGAACCCGATGTCGGCTCGGACCTCGGCTCGCTCCAGACAAAGGCCCGGCGCGACGGCGACCGATGGACAATCGACGGCGCCAAGAACTGGATCACCCACGCTGCACGTTCGGACCTGATGACTTTGCTGGTGCGCACCGTGCCCGATGCCAAAGGCTATGCCGGCCTCTCGATGCTGCTCGTCCCCAAGCCGCGCGGGACCGAGGCCGATCCCTTCCCCGCCACCGGCATGACCGGCAGCGAGATCGAGGTGCTCGGCTATCGTGGCATGCGCGAATATGCGCTGCAGTTCGACGGCATGACCGCACCCGCCGACGCGCTGCTCGGCGGCGAGGAAGGGCAAGGCTTCAAACAGCTCATGCGCACCTTCGAGGGCGCGCGGATCCAGACCGCGGCGCGCGCCGTGGGAGTTGCGCGCCGCGCGCTCGAACTCGGGCTCGATTATGCGATCAACCGCAAGCAGTTCGGCAAGGCGATCGTCCATTTCCCGCGCGTATCGGACAAGCTGGCGATGAGCCTCGTCGATTTCGTCATGGCGCGCGAGCTGAGCTATGCCGCCGCGCGCGCCAAGGATTCGGGCAAGCGCTGCGACATCGAGGCGGGGATGGCGAAGCTGCTCGGCTCCCGCGCGGCATGGGCGAACGCCGACGCGGCGCTGCAAATCCACGGCGGCAACGGCTATGCGCTCGAATATGAAATCAGCCGCATCCTCTGCGATGCGCGCATCCTCAACATCTTCGAGGGCGCGGCGGAAATTCAGGCGCAGGTGATCGCGCGCGGGCTGACCGGAGGACGCAATTGA
- a CDS encoding TonB-dependent receptor: MRCATASRSASARNLFDDNYVLTDGFPEPGRSFSASIRARY; the protein is encoded by the coding sequence ATGCGCTGCGCGACGGCATCGAGATCGGCGTCGGCGCGTAACCTGTTCGACGACAATTATGTCCTGACCGACGGCTTCCCCGAACCGGGACGCAGTTTCTCCGCGAGCATCCGGGCGCGCTACTGA
- a CDS encoding CoA transferase gives MYSLLSGLSVIEASSFVASPTAGLYCAQFGAEVIRVDQIGGGPDSRRWPVTAENNSLYWENLNRAKKSVALDLGRPEGRELLQELVRATGQFITNFPVDGFLSHEKLAASRPDLITVRVMGWADGSPALDYTVNNSVGYPMLTGAGPEPVNHVLPAWDLLTGAYAAFALLAAIQRRSVSGEGGEVRIPLSDVAIGTVANLGGIAEVLYSGEDRPRLGNAVYGLFGRDFVTRDGERTMIVVVTPRQWANLIAALNLGDAIAAIESERGVSFAKDDGLRFNHRDALYPLFERAVAARDHADLAAAFDAGGIVHSPYRTMHDAVQDPALVANNPIFGAVENPSGFAYPAAGAFSTIPQAEREPPRPAPRNGQHSEEVLATRLSLSSGEIARLIEAGIVGTANTGE, from the coding sequence ATGTATTCCTTGCTGTCCGGACTGTCGGTGATCGAGGCGTCGTCCTTCGTCGCCTCGCCCACGGCCGGGCTCTATTGCGCGCAGTTCGGCGCCGAGGTGATCCGCGTCGACCAGATCGGCGGCGGCCCCGATTCCCGGCGCTGGCCGGTGACCGCCGAGAACAACTCGCTCTATTGGGAAAATCTCAACCGCGCCAAAAAGTCGGTCGCGCTCGACCTCGGCCGGCCCGAGGGACGCGAACTGCTGCAGGAGTTGGTGCGCGCAACGGGCCAGTTCATTACCAACTTTCCGGTCGACGGATTCCTGTCGCACGAAAAGCTGGCGGCCAGCCGCCCCGATCTCATCACGGTGCGCGTGATGGGCTGGGCCGATGGTTCGCCCGCGCTCGACTACACGGTGAATAACAGCGTCGGCTATCCGATGCTCACCGGCGCGGGTCCCGAACCGGTCAATCATGTCCTCCCCGCATGGGACTTGCTTACCGGCGCCTACGCCGCCTTCGCGCTGCTCGCGGCGATCCAGCGGCGGAGCGTCAGCGGCGAAGGCGGCGAGGTCCGCATTCCCCTCTCCGACGTCGCGATCGGCACCGTCGCCAATTTGGGCGGCATCGCCGAAGTGCTCTATTCGGGCGAGGACCGCCCGCGGCTCGGCAACGCCGTCTATGGCCTGTTCGGCCGCGATTTCGTGACGCGCGACGGCGAGCGGACGATGATCGTTGTCGTCACCCCGCGCCAATGGGCGAACCTGATCGCCGCACTGAATCTCGGCGATGCGATCGCCGCGATCGAGAGCGAACGCGGCGTGTCCTTCGCCAAGGACGACGGCCTCCGCTTCAACCACCGCGACGCGCTCTATCCGCTGTTCGAGAGGGCGGTCGCCGCGCGCGACCACGCCGACCTCGCCGCCGCCTTCGATGCGGGCGGGATCGTCCATTCGCCCTACCGGACGATGCACGACGCAGTGCAGGACCCGGCGCTCGTCGCGAACAACCCGATCTTCGGTGCGGTGGAGAACCCCAGCGGCTTCGCCTACCCAGCCGCAGGCGCCTTCTCGACCATTCCGCAAGCGGAGCGCGAACCGCCGCGCCCAGCGCCCCGCAACGGCCAGCACAGCGAAGAAGTGCTCGCTACCCGCCTGTCGCTATCCTCGGGCGAGATTGCCCGCCTGATCGAGGCCGGCATCGTCGGCACCGCCAACACCGGAGAATGA
- a CDS encoding acetyl-CoA C-acetyltransferase: MTLRRAAIVAPIRTPVGKFGGALSSLTAGDLGAVILKALIERTKIDPARVDDVVFSQGYGNGEAPCIGHWSWLAAGLPIEVPGYQLDRRCGSGLQAIVNAAMMVQTGMSDVVVAGGVESMSNVEHYSTDIRKGVRAGNLTLHDRLTRGRVMSQPVERFGVIAGMIETAENLARDYDISREACDAYAVRSHQRAAAAWANGLFDDELVPVSVPQKKGDPVVFAHDEGYRADATLESLGKLKPLEGGVVTAGNASQQNDAAAACLVVAEDKLGELGLTPIAWYHSSAAAGCDPSRMGIGPIPAVERLFARSGLGWNDIDLVELNEAFAPQVLAVLKGWGWSDDDSRGDILNVNGSGISLGHPIGATGGRILANLTRELVRRDGRYGLETMCIGGGQGIAAIFERAT; the protein is encoded by the coding sequence ATGACCCTGCGCCGCGCCGCCATCGTCGCCCCGATCCGCACCCCCGTCGGCAAGTTCGGCGGCGCGCTATCGTCGCTGACCGCCGGCGATCTCGGCGCCGTCATCCTGAAGGCGCTGATCGAACGCACGAAGATCGATCCCGCGCGAGTCGACGACGTCGTCTTTTCGCAAGGCTATGGCAATGGCGAGGCGCCGTGCATCGGCCACTGGTCATGGCTTGCCGCCGGGCTGCCGATCGAGGTCCCCGGCTACCAGCTCGACCGCCGCTGCGGCTCGGGGCTGCAGGCGATCGTCAACGCCGCAATGATGGTGCAGACCGGCATGTCCGACGTCGTCGTCGCGGGCGGCGTCGAATCGATGTCGAACGTCGAGCATTACAGCACCGATATCAGGAAAGGCGTGCGCGCGGGCAATCTCACCCTCCACGACCGCCTGACCCGCGGCCGCGTCATGTCACAGCCGGTCGAGCGCTTCGGCGTCATCGCCGGCATGATCGAGACCGCCGAAAATCTCGCCAGGGACTATGATATCAGCCGCGAAGCGTGCGACGCCTATGCCGTCCGCAGCCACCAGCGCGCCGCCGCCGCCTGGGCGAACGGGCTGTTCGACGACGAACTCGTCCCCGTGTCGGTGCCGCAGAAAAAGGGGGATCCCGTCGTTTTCGCGCACGACGAAGGCTATCGCGCCGACGCGACACTGGAATCGCTCGGCAAGCTCAAGCCCCTCGAAGGCGGCGTCGTCACCGCGGGCAACGCCAGCCAGCAGAACGACGCCGCCGCCGCGTGTCTTGTCGTCGCCGAGGACAAGCTGGGCGAACTCGGCCTGACGCCCATCGCCTGGTACCACAGCTCGGCGGCTGCCGGCTGCGACCCCAGCCGGATGGGCATCGGCCCGATCCCCGCGGTCGAACGGCTCTTTGCGCGGAGCGGCCTCGGCTGGAACGACATCGACCTCGTCGAACTCAACGAAGCCTTCGCGCCACAGGTGCTGGCCGTACTTAAAGGCTGGGGCTGGAGCGACGACGACAGCCGGGGCGACATCCTCAACGTCAACGGCTCGGGCATCTCGCTGGGCCATCCGATCGGCGCGACCGGCGGACGCATTCTCGCCAATCTGACGCGCGAACTGGTGCGCCGCGACGGCCGTTACGGCCTCGAGACGATGTGCATCGGTGGCGGCCAAGGCATCGCCGCAATCTTCGAGCGCGCGACTTGA
- a CDS encoding efflux transporter outer membrane subunit, translated as MGFARPALLLPLLLAGCMPALTPRPEASHIAPPADWRTAMPATAASERDWWVGFGDSQLTALVEQARANNADLAIAAARVAEARAQERVARSLLMPTLSANAPSAEQRALNPFGVATESFAAQPAFQAAYEIDLFGRNAAQVEAARANAAAVAAARETATLSVSAATASSYITLLALDARRELLRQTMASRGEALRIARDRAEAGYTSQLELRQAEAEYRAAEQQIPAIEAAIARQENALSQLVGDTPHAITRGQDFDALARPAVPGVLPSDLVRRRPDIAQAEYALAATDANLRVARAQFLPQVRLSASAGAVISSALPDPVSIWSIGGSILAPLFQGGRLQGQYDAATAQRDQAAFAYRRAVLTAFREVEDQLAVIDRSGVQEQALLAQRAAVADALRHATNRYRAGYSPYLEQIDAQRALLAVDLALIQLRTDRLTAYVALYQALGGGGSDANASPR; from the coding sequence ATGGGCTTCGCGCGTCCGGCCCTGCTCCTGCCGCTGCTCCTCGCGGGTTGCATGCCCGCGCTGACCCCGCGCCCCGAGGCGAGCCATATCGCCCCGCCTGCCGACTGGCGCACCGCCATGCCGGCAACGGCGGCAAGCGAGCGCGACTGGTGGGTCGGTTTCGGCGACTCGCAACTGACGGCGCTGGTCGAACAGGCGCGCGCGAACAACGCCGACCTTGCCATCGCCGCGGCGCGCGTCGCCGAAGCGCGGGCGCAGGAACGCGTCGCGCGGTCGCTGTTGATGCCGACGTTGAGCGCGAACGCGCCGAGCGCCGAGCAGCGCGCGCTCAACCCCTTCGGCGTCGCCACCGAAAGCTTCGCCGCGCAGCCCGCCTTTCAGGCAGCCTATGAAATCGACCTGTTCGGGCGCAATGCGGCGCAGGTCGAGGCCGCGCGCGCCAATGCGGCGGCGGTCGCGGCGGCGCGCGAGACGGCGACGCTGTCGGTGAGCGCTGCGACCGCCAGCAGCTATATCACCCTGCTCGCGCTCGACGCGCGGCGCGAATTGCTGCGCCAGACCATGGCATCGCGCGGCGAGGCACTGCGCATCGCGCGCGATCGCGCCGAGGCCGGCTATACGTCGCAGCTCGAACTGCGGCAGGCCGAAGCCGAATATCGCGCCGCCGAGCAGCAGATTCCGGCGATCGAGGCCGCGATCGCGCGGCAGGAAAATGCCCTGTCGCAGCTCGTCGGCGATACGCCGCACGCCATCACGCGCGGGCAGGATTTCGACGCGCTTGCGCGGCCGGCGGTGCCCGGGGTACTGCCGTCCGATCTCGTCCGCCGCCGTCCCGACATCGCGCAGGCCGAATATGCGCTCGCCGCGACCGACGCCAATCTCCGCGTCGCGCGCGCCCAATTCCTGCCGCAGGTCCGTCTGTCGGCGTCGGCGGGCGCCGTCATCTCGTCCGCGCTGCCCGATCCGGTGAGTATCTGGTCGATCGGCGGCAGCATATTGGCGCCCTTGTTCCAGGGCGGCCGGTTGCAGGGCCAGTATGACGCCGCGACCGCACAGCGCGATCAGGCCGCCTTCGCCTATCGCCGCGCCGTGCTCACCGCCTTTCGCGAGGTCGAGGACCAGCTCGCGGTGATCGACCGCTCGGGCGTGCAGGAGCAGGCGCTGCTCGCCCAGCGCGCCGCGGTCGCCGACGCGCTGCGCCATGCGACCAACCGCTACCGCGCCGGCTATTCGCCCTATCTCGAACAGATCGACGCGCAGCGCGCTCTGCTCGCGGTCGACCTCGCGCTGATCCAGCTCCGCACCGACCGCCTCACCGCCTATGTCGCGCTCTATCAGGCGCTTGGCGGCGGCGGTTCAGACGCCAACGCGTCGCCGCGCTGA
- a CDS encoding acyl-CoA dehydrogenase family protein — MSSPNPGMDADVFEQFIEQLQRYVRERLLPAEQTIIETDAIPADILSEMREMGLFGLTMAEEYGGSGMNVSQYVRTIHTLSYAMPAFRSIISINLGMFASALKNGGTEAQKAEWLPRVAAGEIAAFGLTEPGSGSDSAGLQTTAVQTDNGWVLNGTKRYITNSPFAKVALIMARTSKENLPKNAHVSAFIVPMDTPGVTVGKSDKKMGQSGSHIADIIMEDVRVGGEALLGGELGKGFAYAMMSLDNGRMSVGAAATAYARRALDSAVRYATERKAFGEPIANFQLIQQMLAQSEIDIYAAECMMEDVTRRADAGENVLRKAAAFKVFASEMCGRVVDACVQVYGGAGYLAEYDAERFFRDARIYRIYEGTTQILQLQIAKHMLREFAAAN; from the coding sequence ATGAGCAGTCCCAACCCCGGCATGGACGCCGATGTCTTTGAGCAGTTCATCGAACAGTTGCAGCGTTATGTCCGCGAACGGCTGCTCCCCGCCGAACAGACGATCATCGAGACCGACGCGATCCCCGCCGACATCCTGTCCGAAATGCGCGAGATGGGCCTGTTCGGGCTGACGATGGCCGAGGAATATGGCGGTTCGGGAATGAACGTCAGCCAATATGTCCGCACCATCCACACGCTCAGCTATGCGATGCCGGCCTTCCGCTCGATCATCTCGATCAACCTCGGCATGTTCGCCTCGGCGCTGAAGAATGGCGGGACCGAGGCGCAGAAGGCCGAATGGCTGCCGCGCGTCGCGGCGGGCGAGATTGCCGCTTTCGGGTTGACCGAACCCGGCTCCGGGTCGGACTCGGCGGGGCTGCAGACGACGGCAGTGCAGACCGACAACGGCTGGGTGCTCAACGGCACCAAGCGCTACATCACCAATTCGCCCTTCGCGAAGGTCGCGCTGATCATGGCGCGGACAAGCAAGGAGAACCTTCCCAAAAACGCCCATGTCTCGGCCTTCATCGTGCCGATGGACACGCCGGGGGTGACGGTCGGCAAGTCGGACAAGAAGATGGGCCAGTCGGGCAGCCATATCGCCGACATCATCATGGAGGATGTGCGCGTCGGCGGCGAGGCGCTGCTCGGCGGCGAACTCGGCAAGGGCTTTGCCTATGCGATGATGAGCCTCGACAACGGCCGCATGTCGGTCGGCGCCGCCGCCACCGCCTATGCCCGCCGCGCGCTCGACAGCGCCGTGCGCTACGCGACCGAGCGCAAGGCGTTCGGCGAACCGATCGCGAATTTCCAGTTGATCCAGCAGATGCTCGCGCAGAGCGAAATCGACATCTACGCCGCCGAATGCATGATGGAGGATGTCACCCGCCGCGCCGACGCGGGCGAGAATGTCCTGCGCAAGGCCGCGGCGTTCAAGGTATTCGCGTCCGAGATGTGCGGCCGCGTCGTCGATGCGTGCGTGCAGGTCTATGGCGGTGCGGGCTATCTCGCCGAATATGACGCCGAGCGTTTCTTCCGCGATGCCCGCATCTATCGCATCTACGAAGGCACGACGCAGATCCTCCAGCTCCAGATCGCCAAGCATATGCTGCGCGAATTTGCGGCGGCGAACTAA
- a CDS encoding MgtC/SapB family protein, with protein MELNAPILVHWIDFDLLSRLGVAAVLGLLLGLDREIRGHEAGFRTHGLICFSAAMMTVSIIALYTQIGGERSDPLRIYEATGAFIGIIGAGLIVFSKGEVKNLTTAAHLWLAAVIGIACGAAQWPLVLIGSAISVIMLTLLGFVEARWERKRGGEGQTGER; from the coding sequence ATGGAGCTCAACGCGCCTATACTCGTCCACTGGATCGACTTCGACCTGCTGTCGCGGCTGGGCGTTGCGGCGGTGCTCGGATTGCTGCTCGGCCTCGACCGCGAGATTCGCGGGCATGAGGCGGGTTTCCGCACGCACGGGCTGATCTGTTTTTCGGCGGCGATGATGACGGTGTCGATCATCGCGCTTTACACCCAGATCGGCGGCGAACGGTCCGATCCGCTGCGCATCTATGAGGCGACGGGGGCTTTCATCGGCATCATCGGCGCCGGGCTGATCGTGTTCAGCAAGGGCGAGGTCAAGAATCTCACCACCGCGGCGCATCTGTGGCTGGCGGCGGTGATCGGCATCGCGTGCGGCGCGGCGCAATGGCCGCTGGTGCTGATCGGATCGGCGATCAGCGTGATCATGTTGACGCTGCTCGGCTTCGTCGAGGCACGATGGGAGCGCAAACGTGGCGGCGAAGGGCAGACCGGCGAGCGCTAG
- a CDS encoding IclR family transcriptional regulator yields MTGPVRSVSQALAILRLLAETSPLSLSEVGRMVGLSPSSCLNLLKTLASEGAVERDARTKTYRLAPAWAGLDVLRDGDAGRLVERARPLMVRFAQSFDAAVGLWKMVSRERTRLIARAESDAGMRLHLADDQRQPLGGGAVGRALAAMQGVDDIELARRFAPVRWQADLAFETYGAQVREAAGRGFAIDDGFAHRGVCTVAVGIAGVAPGFCLSASIFAGSRSDDDIAALGAGLGALAAALVPEKSFI; encoded by the coding sequence ATGACCGGTCCCGTCCGTTCCGTATCGCAAGCGCTCGCCATCCTGCGCCTCCTCGCCGAGACGAGCCCGCTGTCGCTGTCCGAAGTCGGCCGGATGGTGGGGCTGAGCCCGTCGAGCTGCCTCAATCTACTCAAGACGCTGGCGAGTGAGGGCGCGGTCGAGCGCGATGCGCGGACGAAAACCTACCGCCTCGCCCCGGCGTGGGCGGGGCTCGATGTCCTGCGCGACGGCGATGCGGGGCGGTTGGTCGAGCGCGCGCGGCCGCTGATGGTGCGGTTCGCGCAGTCCTTCGATGCCGCGGTCGGGCTGTGGAAAATGGTGTCGCGCGAGCGGACGCGGCTGATCGCGCGGGCGGAAAGCGATGCCGGGATGCGCCTCCACCTTGCCGACGATCAGCGCCAGCCGCTCGGCGGCGGTGCGGTCGGTCGCGCGCTCGCGGCGATGCAGGGCGTTGACGATATTGAACTTGCCCGCCGCTTCGCGCCGGTTCGCTGGCAGGCCGATCTGGCGTTCGAAACCTATGGCGCGCAGGTGCGCGAGGCGGCCGGGCGGGGCTTCGCGATCGACGACGGCTTTGCCCATCGTGGGGTGTGTACGGTCGCGGTCGGGATTGCCGGCGTGGCGCCGGGCTTTTGCCTGTCGGCTTCGATCTTTGCGGGGTCGCGGAGCGATGACGATATTGCGGCGCTGGGCGCCGGGCTCGGGGCGCTGGCTGCGGCGCTCGTACCGGAAAAGAGCTTCATCTAG